One region of Candidatus Binatia bacterium genomic DNA includes:
- a CDS encoding bL17 family ribosomal protein: TVVQKLFDEVASRFRERPGGYTRVIKLGHRHGDAAAMSVIELTDRGDTAKAEAERKRERRVRRADKKGAPAAPPPGA, from the coding sequence CACCGTGGTGCAGAAGCTGTTCGACGAGGTTGCGTCGCGGTTTCGGGAACGTCCAGGCGGCTACACGCGTGTCATCAAGCTGGGCCATCGTCACGGCGATGCTGCAGCGATGTCGGTCATCGAGTTGACCGATCGGGGCGATACAGCCAAAGCCGAGGCGGAGCGCAAGCGCGAGCGGCGCGTCCGTCGTGCCGACAAGAAAGGTGCACCAGCGGCACCGCCACCCGGAGCGTGA
- a CDS encoding enoyl-CoA hydratase/isomerase family protein yields the protein MSTIVVEYRDAVAVAKLNRGVTNALDPELVNELGEVLRTIEQDSGVNGLVLASASDKFFSIGFDLPKLFEFPRPEFEKFFGLFNRVCLSLYTLSKPTVAAITGHATAGGCILALCCDYRFIAAGRKLMGLNEIKLGVPIPCLPDSILRYVVGVRNARDIIDSGEFYESAACLKMGLVDEVLPIEEVLTRAVEKARSVGSSPREAFALTKRSHVEEVERRVLTDSEEQDRVFLDCWYSAEARRRLRETIKKF from the coding sequence ATGAGCACAATCGTCGTGGAATATCGGGATGCCGTGGCGGTCGCGAAGCTCAATCGCGGCGTTACCAATGCGCTGGATCCGGAACTCGTCAATGAGTTGGGCGAGGTGCTGCGTACGATAGAACAGGACTCCGGGGTGAACGGCCTCGTCCTCGCGAGCGCAAGCGACAAGTTTTTCTCGATCGGATTTGATCTGCCCAAGCTGTTCGAGTTTCCCAGGCCGGAGTTCGAGAAGTTTTTCGGCCTGTTCAATCGCGTGTGTCTCAGTCTGTACACACTGTCCAAGCCGACGGTGGCGGCCATCACCGGGCACGCCACAGCGGGTGGATGCATCCTGGCCCTGTGTTGTGACTACCGCTTCATCGCGGCAGGCAGGAAACTGATGGGGCTGAACGAGATCAAGCTCGGAGTGCCGATCCCGTGCCTGCCGGACTCCATACTGCGGTATGTCGTCGGAGTTCGAAATGCCCGGGACATTATCGACTCCGGCGAGTTCTACGAATCCGCGGCGTGCTTGAAGATGGGCCTGGTCGATGAGGTTCTGCCAATAGAGGAGGTTCTAACGCGGGCGGTCGAGAAGGCCAGGTCGGTGGGCTCGTCACCTCGAGAGGCGTTTGCGCTGACCAAGCGCAGCCACGTCGAGGAGGTGGAAAGGCGGGTTTTAACGGACTCGGAGGAGCAGGACCGCGTCTTTCTAGACTGTTGGTACTCTGCCGAGGCACGCCGGCGATTGAGAGAGACGATCAAGAAGTTCTAG